The Syntrophorhabdales bacterium region CTGTGACAACATGACCCGCATCGCTTAAGAGGGCAAGGCTGTTGCTGAGGATGCCGCCGACTACCTCGCCCACGAGGATGATCAGTGTAACTACAATCGTCCACACCAGGCGTTTTTCGTAGGTTGCTTTCACCGGGATTCCTTTGTGGATTTTTGGTCCATCGCCGTACTAGTAAGTATTAAACCTTAATTCTGTCAATTGCACAAGAAGCGCCGGCTATTGACAACCCGCGGACTGAAACCTATTCTTTATGCATCATATGGTATACTATCCAAGGGCGAAGAGCCCTGTGAACTGATCGACCACAGGGGGTGACAGATGGCTGAGAAGAGCACAAAGACCAAAGCCTCGGGAAAAGCTGCGGGGAAGAAGGCTTCCGTGGGAGGAACCAAGACCAGTGCGTCGGGAAAACCGGCAGTGAAAAAGGCAGGTGCAAAGCCAGCCAAGAAAAAGACAACCTTCACGCTCAAGGCCCCCGAAGCCCAACAGGTGTTCATTGCGGGATGTTTTAACGACTGGGACCCTGTTGCGGATGCGCTGATGCCGACCGGCGAGGGAACGTGGACGTGTACGCTCTTGCTGGAGCCGGGTGAACATGAATATCGTTTCGTGGTCGACGGCGTGTGGTGGGATGACCCTATGGCATTGGAGCGCCGGCCCAATGACTACGGCTGTGAGAACTGCATCATCGTTGTGTAGCGGCTGAACGGTCCTGAGACTATCGCCCCGGAATTGAAGGGCGGTTCGTAGTCACCGCCCATCATCCTACTTGCATTTCACTCCGGTTTCTCTGACTTCGGGGTAAGCTGTGACCCTCCGTTCTCTTCCTTCTTCTTTTCCAGCGCCTCAGCGATTTCTGTGAGTCTTTTCATGACAAGCTGATTGACGCTGTTCTCCGGATAAGTCTGGTCCTCTCCCATGACGCCGGCCTGCATACCTGTGAGGATTTCAAGACCGTCCTCCATCCTTTCAATGGCATGGATGGTAAACTTGCCTTCCGTTACCGCGTCCACGATCTCCTGCTTGAGCATCAGGTTCTTCACGTTCCTGCTGGGTATGATGACTCCGTGGCTTCCGTCCAGACCCCGGGCCTTGCAGAGATCGAAGAATCCTTCCACCTTCTGGTTGACGCCCCCTATCGGCTGCACATCCCCATTCTGATCCATTGACCCGGTCACTGCATACTGCTGTTTGAGGGGTACACCCGCTATACTGGAAAGGAGGGCGTACATCTCTGCACAGGTTGCGCTGTCGCCCTCGACCATATCATAGAGTTGTTCGAAGGTGATTGATGCTGACAGGCTGATCGGTTTCTGTGACGCATATTTTGCACCGAGATAGCTCGCAATGATGAAAATGGCTTTTTCATGTATCCTGCCGCTCATCTTCGTCTCGCGCTCTATGTTGACGATACCTGCCTTGCCGACATACGTGCGGGCCGATATACGTGAAGGCCTGCCAAAACTATAGTCTCCCTGGTCGAGCACGGCAAGACCGTTCACCTGGCCTATCTTCGCCCCTTCTGTGTTGACTATCAGCACGTCTTCCAGCGTGGCTTCACTGAGACGCTCCTCGATCCTGTTCACTCTGTAAATTTTTTCTCTGATCGCTTGCTCGACGTGAGATGAACTGACAAAACTAACGCCGTCCTTTTTTGCCCAGTAATGGGCTTCACGCATGAGATCCGCTATGGCATTGAAGCGCACCGAGAGCTTCTCCTGGTGGTCGGCGAGGCGCGATCCGTGCTCAATGATCCTCGCAACGCCGCTACGATCAAAAGGAAGAAGCTTCTCCGCCTTTTGGCAACTGGCCACGAAGGCCGCATATTTCTGCATGTTCTCAGGGGTGCGGTCCATCCTGTTATCGAAGTCTGCTTTAACCTTGAAGAGCTCGTTGTAGTCGGGGTCCATGCTGGAGAGCAGGTAGTAAAGAAACGGATTCCCGACGAGAATTACTTTCACGTCGAGGGGGATCGCCTCAGGTTTCAGGCTGGCGGTGCTCATGAGCCTGTACTGCTCGAGAATATCTTCTACTTTTATCTCTTCATGCTTTATGGCCCTTTTCAAGGCATCATAGGAAAACGGGTTCCTGAGCAAATCGAGGGCGTCGACCACGAGATAGCCGCCGTTTGCTTTATGGACCGATCCTGCGCGAATCATCGTAAAGTCGGTAAGCGCCATGCCGTAGAGAATCTTGTACTCTATTCTTCCGAAGAGATTGAGGTAGGTCGGGTTGCTCTCGAACACCACCGGAGCGCCGTTTGTTGTGGAGTTGTCCACGATTACGTTCACGCTGAACCTGGTAAGGGAAGCTTCCTGTTTGGGCATCTTGAGAAAGGGCATGGGAGAGGCCTGTTCTTCCTGAGGACGGAAATCTTCCAGGTGGGAGAGGACATCCTCTCTGGTGTCGTCCAGGTAGGCCGCGATCTTATCGTAGTCTTTGTAGCGAGATTTGAGGTTCTCTGTCAGGGGGTTAACAGCATCGAAGGCGATGGCACGTTCCAGCTTCGCAAGCATGTCCTGTACAAACTTTTCAGTTTCGCGCATAGCTCTGAAGACTTCGTTAAGACGCTCCTGGAAAATCCTGCCTGTCTTCTCCAGTTCTTTCTTTTTCTTTTCCTCCAGCTTGCCGAACTCCTCCGGGGTGAGCGGTTCCCCGTCTTCCTTCAGGGGAAGCAGCATGACGCCTGACATGCCACGCCGTACGGTGAACCCCTGCTTGTGTGCCTCATCGTCCAGCTTGGAGAATAACTCATTCTGTTTCTGCTGGAATTCCTCGACGATGTGGCTCCTTTGTTTTTCGTACTCCTTTGATTCAAAGGCTTTGGGGATATCAATCTTGAGTGCTTTGAGAAAATCCTCCATGTCTTTAGAAAAGACTTTTCCCTGTCCGGGTCGCATGGCAATTGCTATGGCGGCATCAGGGTTCCTGAAGTTGTACACATAGCACCAGTCAGGAGGCACCTCCTCCTCAGCTGCCTTCCCGGAGAGCAACGTTTTAACCGTAGTCGTTTTGCCAGTGCCCGACTCTCCAAGGGCAAAAATATTGAATCCCTTGCTCGCCACTTCCAACCCGAAATCGAGAGACCGCAAGGCTTTTTCCTGCCCTATGGTCCCTTCCAGACCGGCTATGTCCTCCGTGGTAGAAAAGGTGAACTGATCCGTGTCACAGCGGCGAAAGAGTTCATCGGGTGCTAGTCTTCTCATCATGGTTGCCTCCTGTATGATGAACGTCGTTGCGTAGGCCAGACACTGGCTGTGCCCCTGAGAAACGGCCATGTACTATGGTCACACGGGCGGCTGACTTCCCAGTATTTTCTTCCGGTTACGGACGCCTACCTACGCCCTTGAGGTTAGTGTAAAGTTAGTACAGCACTGGCGGTCTGTAAAGGGGACCTGAGCAGAAAATAGGGCTGATTTCACCATATGGTCGCTCCTTAAGGTTTGCTTAAAAACAGCCGATAGTCTAAGAGTGAGTCAACACCTGTAGCCAGGAACGCATAGTGTCGCTTTCAGGACCGCTCCTCGGGGAACTGCTCGTCAGGATGTCTATGATCACCCAGCGCCAGCTGGATGATGCGCTCAAAGTGCAGAGACAACTGGGAGGCAAACTGGGCGAGGTGCTGGTACAGATGGGCGTTCTGACCGAGGACGACATCCTGGAAGCCCTCTCAAGAAAGTTTAACGTACCGCTCATCGAGCTCGAATCGACGGAAATAGAAGAGAGCGTCGTCAAGATCATACCTTCCCATTACGCGCGAAGGTATCACATCATGCCGGTGATGAAAAAGCGTACCACGCTGACCATTGCCATGGCAGACCCAACCAGCGTCAACACGATAAGCGACATAAAGTTCTTTACCGGCTACCATGTGGAACCGGTCATCGCCAAGGAATCGGCAATTGCAAGGGCAATTGAGAGGTACTATGGCGGTTCCCAAACGGGCCTCAGGAAAGTAATAGAGGACATGGGGGTCATCCAGGAAGCGTCGTCTTTGCAGATCGTTGAAGACGACGATAAGATGGACGTTGCCAGCCTCGAAGCTGATGCCAAGCAGCCTCCTGTCGTAAATATAGTAAACCTGATGATAGCGGAAGCGGCGCGGAAGAATGCCAGTGATATTCATGTAGA contains the following coding sequences:
- a CDS encoding isoamylase early set domain-containing protein; the protein is MAEKSTKTKASGKAAGKKASVGGTKTSASGKPAVKKAGAKPAKKKTTFTLKAPEAQQVFIAGCFNDWDPVADALMPTGEGTWTCTLLLEPGEHEYRFVVDGVWWDDPMALERRPNDYGCENCIIVV
- a CDS encoding AAA family ATPase; translated protein: MMRRLAPDELFRRCDTDQFTFSTTEDIAGLEGTIGQEKALRSLDFGLEVASKGFNIFALGESGTGKTTTVKTLLSGKAAEEEVPPDWCYVYNFRNPDAAIAIAMRPGQGKVFSKDMEDFLKALKIDIPKAFESKEYEKQRSHIVEEFQQKQNELFSKLDDEAHKQGFTVRRGMSGVMLLPLKEDGEPLTPEEFGKLEEKKKKELEKTGRIFQERLNEVFRAMRETEKFVQDMLAKLERAIAFDAVNPLTENLKSRYKDYDKIAAYLDDTREDVLSHLEDFRPQEEQASPMPFLKMPKQEASLTRFSVNVIVDNSTTNGAPVVFESNPTYLNLFGRIEYKILYGMALTDFTMIRAGSVHKANGGYLVVDALDLLRNPFSYDALKRAIKHEEIKVEDILEQYRLMSTASLKPEAIPLDVKVILVGNPFLYYLLSSMDPDYNELFKVKADFDNRMDRTPENMQKYAAFVASCQKAEKLLPFDRSGVARIIEHGSRLADHQEKLSVRFNAIADLMREAHYWAKKDGVSFVSSSHVEQAIREKIYRVNRIEERLSEATLEDVLIVNTEGAKIGQVNGLAVLDQGDYSFGRPSRISARTYVGKAGIVNIERETKMSGRIHEKAIFIIASYLGAKYASQKPISLSASITFEQLYDMVEGDSATCAEMYALLSSIAGVPLKQQYAVTGSMDQNGDVQPIGGVNQKVEGFFDLCKARGLDGSHGVIIPSRNVKNLMLKQEIVDAVTEGKFTIHAIERMEDGLEILTGMQAGVMGEDQTYPENSVNQLVMKRLTEIAEALEKKKEENGGSQLTPKSEKPE